In one Acidimicrobiales bacterium genomic region, the following are encoded:
- a CDS encoding SPFH domain-containing protein — protein sequence MDSEFGPWIIAGIVVAAIVFLVVLFKLMWRVAEPNEALIISGLRQGKRADSESDLGFKIITGKGTMVIPGVQTVRRLSLDLRQAGLAIECVTHQGIPLGVRGVVIYKVGDDFSSIANSARRFLDQQAEMDHRVHNVFAGHLRAIVGSMTVEEMIRDREKLTQLTRASSGVEMEKLGLIVDSLQIQEIEDPTGYIKNLAMPHAATVQREARIAQAGADRDATTAEQAAEAEKAFARRDSLIKQAGYQAEIDQASALAQQSGPLADATARQKVVVEETTVAELEGQREEQRLQATVRKPADAKAYQEVTLAKAQRDARVAAAEARRQEVELDAAANAHKVKLSAEAHAEEVRVAAAADAQHVKVKAEAEAEATRNVGVAQADATKAKGLAHADATRAQGMAEADSIKARADAMAENQDAVIGQELAQQWPAIVEAAAKPFGAVDQLIVLNGAQGLSEVLAQALSQGATGLKMARNLLGSGNLGADSEDEVVPNGSTPPPPAPPTPASTKES from the coding sequence ATCGCGGGCATCGTCGTCGCGGCGATCGTTTTCCTCGTGGTGCTCTTCAAGCTCATGTGGAGGGTGGCGGAGCCCAACGAGGCGCTGATCATCTCCGGCCTGCGTCAGGGCAAGCGGGCGGACTCCGAGTCCGACCTGGGCTTCAAGATCATCACCGGCAAGGGCACGATGGTCATCCCGGGCGTGCAGACGGTGCGTCGCCTGTCGCTCGACCTGCGCCAGGCCGGTCTCGCCATCGAGTGCGTGACCCACCAGGGCATCCCGCTCGGGGTACGAGGCGTGGTCATCTACAAGGTGGGCGACGACTTCTCGTCGATCGCCAACTCGGCCCGGCGCTTCCTCGACCAGCAGGCCGAGATGGACCACCGGGTGCACAACGTGTTCGCCGGTCACCTGCGGGCCATCGTCGGCTCGATGACCGTCGAGGAGATGATCCGCGACCGGGAGAAGCTCACCCAGCTCACCCGGGCGTCGTCCGGCGTCGAGATGGAGAAGCTCGGGCTGATCGTCGACTCGCTGCAGATCCAGGAGATCGAGGACCCGACCGGCTACATCAAGAACCTGGCCATGCCCCACGCGGCCACCGTGCAGCGTGAGGCGCGCATCGCCCAGGCCGGCGCCGACCGCGACGCCACCACCGCCGAGCAGGCAGCCGAGGCCGAGAAGGCCTTCGCCCGCCGCGACAGCCTGATCAAGCAGGCCGGCTACCAGGCCGAGATCGACCAGGCGTCGGCTCTGGCGCAGCAGTCCGGTCCGCTGGCCGACGCCACCGCCCGCCAGAAGGTGGTGGTGGAGGAGACCACGGTCGCCGAGCTGGAGGGCCAGCGCGAGGAGCAGCGGCTCCAGGCCACGGTGCGCAAGCCGGCCGACGCGAAGGCCTACCAGGAGGTCACGCTGGCGAAGGCCCAGCGCGACGCCCGTGTGGCTGCGGCCGAGGCCCGTCGCCAGGAGGTCGAGCTCGACGCCGCGGCCAACGCCCACAAGGTGAAGCTGTCGGCCGAGGCCCACGCCGAGGAGGTGCGGGTCGCGGCGGCTGCCGATGCCCAGCACGTGAAGGTCAAGGCCGAGGCGGAGGCAGAGGCGACCCGCAACGTGGGTGTCGCCCAGGCCGATGCCACGAAGGCGAAGGGCCTGGCCCACGCCGACGCGACGCGGGCCCAGGGCATGGCGGAGGCCGACTCCATCAAGGCCCGGGCCGACGCCATGGCCGAGAACCAGGACGCCGTCATCGGTCAGGAGCTGGCCCAGCAGTGGCCGGCGATCGTCGAGGCGGCCGCCAAGCCGTTCGGCGCGGTCGACCAGCTCATCGTCCTCAACGGCGCCCAGGGGCTCTCCGAGGTCCTGGCCCAGGCGCTCAGCCAGGGCGCGACGGGCCTGAAGATGGCCAGGAACCTGCTGGGCTCCGGCAACCTCGGCGCCGACTCCGAGGACGAGGTCGTCCCCAACGGCTCCACCCCACCGCCGCCGGCACCCCCCACCCCGGCCAGCACCAAGGAGTCGTAG